From a single Candidatus Methylomirabilota bacterium genomic region:
- a CDS encoding SDR family NAD(P)-dependent oxidoreductase — MARARRIALVTGGGRGLGREIALALAREGCDVAVGARNRTQIEETAAAARLLGARAHPVTLDVGDPASIARAVGDTVAALGPVDVLVNNAGVAESAPLARTEPELWDRHMRVNARGPYLLTRAVLAGMLERRWGRVINVASLAGLHGSPYVTAYTASKHALVGFTRALATEVAGRGVTVNAICPGYAATELVWSAARNIEKQTGKSFDEAVEALAKLNPGGRLIEPAEVAAVAAKLLHDDATNGEALVLDGTGPP, encoded by the coding sequence ATGGCGCGCGCGCGGCGGATCGCCCTCGTCACCGGCGGCGGGCGTGGCCTCGGCCGCGAGATCGCGCTGGCGCTGGCGCGCGAGGGCTGCGACGTCGCGGTCGGCGCGCGGAACCGGACGCAGATCGAGGAGACCGCCGCGGCCGCGCGCCTCCTCGGCGCGCGCGCGCACCCGGTCACGCTCGACGTCGGGGACCCCGCGTCGATCGCCCGCGCCGTCGGCGACACCGTCGCGGCGCTCGGGCCCGTGGACGTCCTCGTGAACAACGCCGGCGTCGCCGAGTCGGCGCCCCTCGCGCGGACCGAGCCCGAGCTGTGGGACCGGCACATGCGCGTCAACGCGCGGGGCCCCTACCTGCTGACGCGGGCCGTCCTCGCCGGCATGCTCGAGCGCCGCTGGGGCCGCGTGATCAACGTCGCCTCGCTCGCCGGCCTCCACGGCTCCCCCTACGTGACCGCGTACACCGCGTCCAAGCACGCGCTCGTCGGCTTCACGCGGGCGCTCGCGACGGAGGTCGCCGGCCGCGGCGTGACGGTGAACGCGATCTGTCCCGGCTACGCGGCGACCGAGCTCGTGTGGAGCGCCGCGCGCAACATCGAGAAGCAGACCGGCAAGTCCTTCGACGAGGCCGTCGAGGCCCTCGCGAAGCTCAACCCCGGCGGACGGCTGATCGAGCCCGCCGAGGTCGCGGCCGTGGCCGCGAAGCTCCTCCATGACGACGCGACGAACGGCGAGGCGCTGGTGCTCGACGGCACCGGGCCGCCCTGA
- a CDS encoding RidA family protein: MAREITFHNPPALMKPVGYAHGAETRGGRLLFLAGQVAKDGDGRLVGKGDLVAQFRQVCENLRTVVTAAGGQPTDVVKLTIYVLDTDEFKRRGKAIGDVYREYFGKHFPAMTLVGARDLYDAADGCVIEIDGIACLS, translated from the coding sequence ATGGCCCGCGAGATCACGTTCCACAACCCGCCGGCGCTCATGAAGCCGGTCGGCTACGCGCACGGCGCCGAGACGCGCGGCGGCCGGCTCCTGTTCCTCGCCGGCCAGGTCGCCAAGGACGGGGACGGCCGCCTCGTCGGCAAGGGCGACCTCGTCGCACAGTTCCGCCAGGTCTGCGAGAACCTCAGGACCGTCGTGACCGCGGCGGGCGGGCAGCCGACGGACGTCGTCAAGCTCACGATCTACGTGCTCGACACGGACGAGTTCAAGCGCCGCGGCAAGGCGATCGGCGACGTCTACCGTGAATACTTCGGCAAGCACTTCCCCGCGATGACCCTCGTCGGCGCGCGCGACCTCTACGACGCGGCCGACGGCTGCGTGATCGAGATCGACGGGATCGCCTGCCTGTCGTGA
- a CDS encoding NADH:flavin oxidoreductase has protein sequence MSVITPERPRIRHALPAARWPTREQAARARWFSPVQLGRRLVVHERTWVPAMVPWRATEDGFVTPEVLAWYARFAEGQPGVLVVEATGIRDIASGPLLRIGDDRFIPGLRKLVDVVRRKSRGRTRLFIQLLDFLTVRRRPPPEKFFGRYLEVTDALRVQLALRFEDKGWREAPEARVRECLAGADRATLETVLTDRELEALDYGYRERVWDTRLPHIRELPRVLPALFADAARRAQNAGFDGVELHYAHAYTMASFLSRLNTRADGYGGSLEHRVRLPLEVLTAVRDGVGDRYVVGIRYLGDEVIEAGSRLEDAVWFSVRFAEAGADYLSVSKGGRFEDAKQPKVGEAVYPYTGESGHECMPTVLSDARGPFGRNVPLAAAIRRAVREAGHATPVVTSGGISTFEQAEGILERGEADFVAAARQSLADPDWFRKIRTGHGELVRRCEFTNYCEGLDQRHKQVTCKLWDRKFDAGDPTVALASDGKRRLTPPSWSPPAPR, from the coding sequence GTGAGCGTCATCACCCCCGAGCGGCCCCGGATCCGTCACGCGCTCCCCGCCGCGCGGTGGCCGACGCGCGAGCAGGCCGCACGCGCGCGCTGGTTCTCGCCGGTCCAGCTCGGCCGGCGCCTCGTCGTGCACGAGCGCACGTGGGTGCCGGCGATGGTGCCGTGGCGCGCGACGGAGGACGGCTTCGTCACCCCGGAGGTCCTCGCGTGGTACGCGCGCTTCGCGGAAGGCCAGCCGGGCGTGCTCGTCGTCGAGGCCACGGGCATCCGCGACATCGCCAGCGGCCCGCTGCTCCGGATCGGGGACGACCGGTTCATCCCCGGGCTCCGGAAGCTCGTGGACGTCGTGCGGCGGAAGAGTCGGGGCCGGACGCGGCTCTTCATCCAGCTCCTCGACTTCCTCACGGTGCGCCGGCGGCCCCCGCCCGAGAAGTTCTTCGGCCGGTACCTCGAGGTCACCGACGCGCTGCGGGTCCAGCTCGCCCTCCGGTTCGAGGACAAGGGCTGGCGCGAGGCGCCCGAGGCGCGGGTGCGCGAGTGCCTGGCGGGCGCGGACCGCGCCACGCTCGAGACGGTCCTGACCGACCGCGAGCTCGAGGCGCTCGACTACGGCTACCGCGAGCGCGTCTGGGACACGCGCCTGCCCCACATACGCGAGCTGCCGCGGGTCCTCCCCGCGCTCTTCGCCGACGCCGCGCGGCGGGCGCAGAACGCGGGCTTCGACGGCGTCGAGCTCCACTACGCCCACGCCTACACGATGGCCTCGTTCCTCTCGCGCCTGAACACCCGCGCGGACGGCTACGGCGGCTCGCTCGAGCACCGCGTGCGCCTGCCCCTCGAGGTGCTCACCGCCGTGCGCGACGGCGTCGGCGACCGCTACGTCGTCGGCATCCGCTACCTCGGCGACGAGGTGATCGAGGCCGGGAGCCGGCTCGAGGACGCCGTGTGGTTCTCGGTGCGCTTCGCCGAGGCGGGCGCGGACTATCTCTCGGTCTCGAAGGGCGGCCGGTTCGAGGACGCCAAGCAGCCGAAGGTCGGCGAGGCCGTCTATCCCTACACCGGCGAGTCGGGCCACGAGTGCATGCCCACCGTGCTCTCCGACGCACGCGGCCCGTTCGGCCGCAACGTCCCGCTCGCCGCCGCGATCCGCCGCGCGGTGCGCGAGGCCGGCCACGCGACGCCCGTCGTGACGAGCGGCGGCATCTCGACCTTCGAGCAGGCGGAGGGGATCCTCGAGCGCGGCGAGGCCGACTTCGTCGCGGCGGCGCGGCAGTCGCTCGCCGATCCCGATTGGTTCCGGAAGATCCGCACGGGCCACGGCGAGCTCGTGCGCCGGTGCGAGTTCACGAACTACTGCGAGGGCCTCGACCAGCGCCACAAGCAGGTCACCTGCAAGCTCTGGGACCGGAAATTCGACGCGGGTGACCCGACGGTCGCGCTCGCGAGCGACGGCAAGCGCCGGCTGACGCCGCCGTCGTGGAGCCCGCCCGCCCCGCGCTGA
- a CDS encoding SMP-30/gluconolactonase/LRE family protein yields the protein MSVQFEKLGTGFLFTEGPLWHPTGRFLLFSDMPGDHMRRWSAKDGVVTFRKPCNMSNGLTYDRQGRLLACEHATSQVTLTRPDGTIVPLATHWRGKQLNSPNDIVCKRDGGIYFSDPPYGRAKFYGVERPQELTFQGVYRVGPDPKSPELLVDDFDRPNGLCFSLDETRLLINDTARKHIRVFDVTASGALKSGRLWAETRGDKPGAPDGMKLDAAGNVYCCGPGGIHVFDPDANLLEIIEVPEHTANFAWGDEDYRSLFITASTSLYRIRTKVPGRPVF from the coding sequence GTGAGCGTCCAGTTCGAAAAGCTCGGCACCGGGTTCCTCTTCACCGAGGGACCCCTCTGGCACCCGACGGGCAGGTTCCTGCTCTTCAGCGACATGCCCGGCGACCACATGCGGCGATGGTCGGCCAAGGACGGGGTCGTCACGTTCCGCAAGCCGTGCAACATGTCCAACGGCCTGACGTACGACCGGCAGGGCCGGCTGCTCGCCTGCGAGCACGCCACGAGCCAGGTGACGCTCACGCGTCCGGACGGCACCATCGTCCCGCTCGCCACCCACTGGCGTGGCAAGCAGCTCAACAGCCCCAACGACATCGTCTGCAAGCGCGACGGCGGGATCTACTTCAGCGACCCGCCGTACGGGCGCGCCAAGTTCTACGGCGTCGAACGGCCGCAGGAGCTCACATTCCAGGGCGTCTACCGGGTCGGCCCGGATCCGAAGTCGCCCGAGCTGCTGGTCGACGACTTCGATCGCCCGAACGGCCTCTGCTTCTCGCTCGACGAGACGCGCCTCCTCATCAACGACACCGCGCGCAAGCACATCCGCGTCTTCGACGTCACGGCGAGCGGCGCGCTCAAGAGCGGCCGCCTCTGGGCCGAGACGAGGGGCGACAAGCCCGGCGCGCCCGACGGCATGAAGCTCGACGCCGCCGGCAACGTGTACTGCTGCGGGCCCGGCGGGATCCACGTGTTCGACCCCGACGCCAACCTGCTCGAGATCATCGAGGTGCCCGAGCACACGGCGAACTTCGCCTGGGGCGACGAGGACTACCGGTCGCTCTTCATCACCGCGTCCACGTCGCTCTATCGGATCCGCACGAAGGTGCCGGGACGCCCGGTCTTTTGA
- a CDS encoding ABC transporter substrate-binding protein translates to MRRRVILVALLTLGLLVPSAADAQKPIKVGMPMPLSGPAALFGDPATKGAQMFVDELNAKGGVLGRKIELLIRDSKADANEAVRVARELILKDNVDFLVGTLTSAEGPAVSVVAKENKIVFIAPIPKTDQLTAADKLHPYVFRVAATTTMEGRSAAEIVAKWPVTRIATMSFDYAYGQDVTKAFVEHLKKVKPSVQIVDQQWPKLGEQDYNPFINAQMAKKPEAVFSSIWGGFFVTYSKQAKALGFFDAIKYNFIGVGEAATPETTKSMGIDYPVGIWGNSYDAFYWGETPAHRDYVARLSKYLKDEYPSSWAIQGYIGMQFLVEAIKKAGSTDSDKVAHALLGLAVETPVGKLTIREKDHQANRGQLYGKTVRDPKYPFAIMKPAVYVDPSPFMD, encoded by the coding sequence ATGCGGCGCCGTGTGATTCTGGTCGCGCTCCTCACGCTGGGGCTGCTCGTGCCGTCCGCGGCCGACGCCCAGAAGCCCATCAAGGTCGGCATGCCGATGCCGCTCTCGGGCCCGGCCGCCCTGTTCGGCGACCCCGCCACGAAGGGCGCCCAGATGTTCGTGGACGAGCTCAACGCGAAGGGCGGCGTGCTCGGGCGCAAGATCGAGCTCCTCATACGCGATTCCAAGGCCGACGCGAACGAGGCGGTACGCGTCGCTCGGGAGCTGATCCTCAAGGACAACGTCGACTTTCTCGTCGGCACGCTCACGTCGGCCGAGGGCCCGGCGGTCTCGGTCGTCGCGAAGGAGAACAAGATCGTCTTCATCGCGCCGATCCCGAAGACCGACCAGCTCACCGCCGCCGACAAGCTCCACCCGTACGTCTTCCGCGTCGCCGCGACGACGACGATGGAGGGGCGGAGCGCGGCCGAGATCGTCGCCAAGTGGCCGGTGACGCGGATCGCCACGATGAGCTTCGACTACGCGTACGGCCAGGACGTCACGAAGGCGTTCGTCGAGCACCTGAAGAAGGTCAAGCCGAGCGTGCAGATCGTCGACCAGCAGTGGCCGAAGCTCGGCGAGCAGGACTACAACCCGTTCATCAACGCCCAGATGGCGAAGAAGCCCGAGGCGGTCTTCTCGTCGATCTGGGGCGGCTTCTTCGTGACCTACTCGAAGCAGGCGAAGGCGCTGGGGTTCTTCGACGCGATCAAGTACAACTTCATCGGCGTCGGCGAGGCCGCGACGCCGGAGACGACCAAGTCGATGGGCATCGATTATCCGGTGGGGATCTGGGGCAACTCCTACGACGCCTTCTACTGGGGCGAGACCCCGGCCCACCGGGACTACGTGGCGCGCCTGTCGAAGTACCTCAAGGACGAGTACCCGTCCTCCTGGGCCATCCAGGGCTACATCGGCATGCAGTTCCTGGTCGAGGCGATCAAGAAGGCCGGCAGCACCGACTCCGACAAGGTCGCCCACGCGCTGCTCGGGCTCGCCGTCGAGACGCCCGTCGGCAAGCTGACGATCCGCGAGAAGGACCATCAGGCCAACCGCGGCCAGCTCTACGGCAAGACGGTCCGGGACCCGAAGTACCCGTTCGCGATCATGAAGCCCGCCGTGTACGTGGACCCGTCGCCGTTCATGGACTAG
- a CDS encoding branched-chain amino acid ABC transporter permease: protein MPDPSFVFAQSLSGLTAAMFLFLIASGLSLIFGVLRVLNFAHGTFYMLGAYSAYQIVQWLGPGPGRFWIAALGAALAIAVLGGLIERLLFRHLYGKEELYQLLFTYALVLILSDVAKIFWGTQQKSVSRPPELTGAFRLFGATIPHYNLLIVLLGPAIALAVWFVLQRTRAGRFIRAAALDRETLGALGVNVDRLYTVVFMLGSFLGGLGGALIAPMRATVPGMDTEIIVEAFVVVVIGGLGSFWGTFLGALIYGQVLSFGILFFPRFSIFAVFALMAAVLIVRPWGLLGRPLR, encoded by the coding sequence ATGCCCGATCCGTCCTTCGTCTTCGCGCAGAGCCTCTCCGGCCTCACGGCCGCCATGTTCCTCTTCCTGATCGCGTCGGGCCTCTCGCTCATCTTCGGCGTGCTGCGGGTGCTCAACTTCGCCCACGGGACCTTCTACATGCTGGGCGCGTACTCGGCCTATCAGATCGTCCAGTGGCTCGGCCCCGGACCGGGGCGGTTCTGGATCGCGGCCCTCGGCGCCGCGCTCGCCATCGCCGTCCTCGGCGGGCTCATCGAGCGCCTGCTCTTCCGCCACCTGTACGGCAAGGAGGAGCTCTACCAGCTCCTGTTCACGTACGCGCTCGTGCTGATCCTCAGCGACGTCGCGAAAATCTTCTGGGGCACGCAGCAGAAGTCGGTCAGCCGCCCGCCGGAGCTCACCGGGGCCTTCAGGCTCTTCGGCGCGACCATCCCCCACTACAACCTCCTCATCGTCCTCCTGGGCCCGGCCATCGCGCTCGCCGTCTGGTTCGTGCTGCAGCGCACGCGCGCCGGTCGGTTCATCCGGGCGGCCGCCCTCGACCGCGAGACCCTGGGCGCGCTCGGCGTCAACGTCGACCGCCTCTACACGGTCGTGTTCATGCTGGGCTCGTTCCTCGGCGGGCTCGGCGGCGCGCTGATCGCGCCGATGCGCGCCACCGTCCCCGGCATGGACACCGAGATCATCGTGGAGGCGTTCGTGGTCGTCGTGATCGGCGGGCTCGGGTCGTTCTGGGGGACGTTTCTCGGCGCGCTGATCTACGGGCAGGTGCTGTCCTTCGGCATCCTCTTCTTCCCGCGGTTCTCGATCTTCGCGGTGTTCGCGCTCATGGCCGCGGTCCTCATCGTGCGCCCCTGGGGCCTCCTGGGACGCCCGCTCCGATGA
- a CDS encoding branched-chain amino acid ABC transporter permease, which produces MTGGARWAPAVVLVAAFCVPALGSRFYTFVANDVVIWALFATSLNLLVGYTGLVSFGHAAYFGIGAYATGLLMKKAGVSFLLAFPAAGVLAGAFALLFGFFCVRLTRIYFAMLTLAFAQIVWAICFKWNEVTGGEQGMPEIPYPDFGWLERLGGVVPLVGGWRTAEYYYFLTLTLVALCLWALRRIVGSPFGRLLTTIRENPERAEFIGVNVRRYELAAFVLAGVFAGLAGGLFGIFNRGVFPDFAYWTKSSEVLIMTLLGGMGTFFGPGIGALALILLNQQIVSYTQYWPLVLGTVLVVLLFGFPGGLAGAAIALWQRARRRIRGA; this is translated from the coding sequence ATGACCGGCGGGGCGCGCTGGGCTCCCGCCGTCGTGCTCGTGGCGGCCTTCTGCGTCCCGGCGCTGGGCTCGCGCTTCTACACGTTCGTCGCCAACGACGTCGTCATCTGGGCGCTCTTCGCCACCAGCCTGAACCTCCTCGTGGGCTACACCGGGCTCGTGTCCTTCGGCCACGCCGCGTACTTCGGGATCGGCGCATACGCCACCGGGCTCCTCATGAAGAAGGCCGGGGTGTCCTTCCTCCTCGCCTTCCCGGCGGCCGGGGTGCTCGCCGGGGCCTTCGCCCTGCTCTTCGGCTTCTTCTGCGTACGGCTCACGCGCATCTACTTCGCGATGCTGACGCTCGCGTTCGCCCAGATCGTGTGGGCGATCTGCTTCAAGTGGAACGAGGTGACGGGCGGCGAGCAGGGCATGCCCGAGATCCCGTATCCGGACTTCGGCTGGCTGGAGCGCCTGGGTGGGGTCGTGCCGCTCGTCGGCGGCTGGCGGACGGCCGAGTACTATTACTTTCTGACGCTCACGCTGGTCGCGCTCTGCCTCTGGGCGCTCCGGCGCATCGTGGGCTCGCCCTTCGGACGCCTCCTCACCACGATCCGCGAGAACCCGGAGCGCGCCGAGTTCATCGGGGTCAACGTCCGCCGGTACGAGCTCGCGGCCTTCGTGCTCGCCGGCGTGTTCGCGGGGCTCGCCGGCGGGCTCTTCGGCATCTTCAACCGGGGCGTCTTCCCCGACTTCGCCTACTGGACCAAGTCCTCCGAGGTGCTGATCATGACGCTCCTCGGGGGGATGGGCACCTTCTTCGGCCCCGGCATCGGCGCGCTGGCCCTGATCCTCCTCAACCAGCAGATCGTCTCCTACACCCAGTACTGGCCGCTCGTGCTGGGCACGGTGCTGGTCGTCCTGCTGTTCGGCTTCCCCGGCGGCCTCGCCGGCGCGGCGATCGCGCTCTGGCAGCGGGCACGGCGGCGGATTCGCGGTGCTTGA
- a CDS encoding ABC transporter ATP-binding protein — MLEVRDLRKSFGGFEAVGGVSLSVAAGQVTAIIGPNGAGKTTLFNLITGHVRPDAGAVRFDGRDITGLAPHDVCRLGVGRSFQRTNIFPRLTVFQNVQAAFISHRRRGLDLFTPVDRLYRDETLALLASLGLLDRSGEMSGFLSHGAQKQLELGIALASEPRLLLLDEPTAGMSAVETRDTIRLISRIARERGLTLLFTEHDMEVVFSIAQTITVLHQGRVIAGGTPAEVRGDPEVRRVYLGERR, encoded by the coding sequence GTGCTTGAGGTTCGCGACCTCCGCAAGTCGTTCGGCGGCTTCGAGGCCGTCGGCGGCGTCAGCCTGTCGGTCGCGGCCGGCCAGGTCACGGCGATCATCGGGCCGAACGGCGCGGGCAAGACGACCCTCTTCAACCTCATCACGGGGCACGTCCGCCCGGACGCGGGCGCCGTGCGCTTCGACGGCCGCGACATCACGGGCCTGGCGCCCCACGACGTCTGCCGCCTCGGCGTGGGCCGTTCGTTCCAGCGGACGAACATCTTCCCGAGGCTCACGGTGTTCCAGAACGTCCAGGCGGCGTTCATCTCGCACCGGCGCCGCGGCCTCGACCTCTTCACGCCGGTCGACCGGCTCTATCGCGACGAGACCCTGGCACTCCTCGCCTCGCTCGGCCTGCTCGACCGGTCCGGCGAGATGAGCGGGTTCCTCTCGCACGGCGCGCAGAAGCAGCTCGAGCTCGGCATCGCGCTCGCGAGCGAGCCGCGCCTGCTGCTGCTCGACGAGCCGACCGCCGGCATGTCCGCGGTGGAGACGCGCGACACGATCCGGCTCATCAGCCGCATCGCCCGCGAGCGCGGCCTCACGCTCCTCTTCACGGAGCACGATATGGAGGTCGTCTTCTCGATCGCCCAGACGATCACGGTGCTCCACCAGGGCCGCGTGATTGCCGGCGGCACCCCGGCCGAGGTGCGCGGCGACCCCGAGGTGCGGCGCGTCTACCTGGGAGAGCGCCGGTGA
- a CDS encoding ABC transporter ATP-binding protein, with amino-acid sequence MSAAPVVLEVRDLHTAYGLSRVLFGVSIEVGAGECVCLLGRNGVGKTTTMRSIMGLTPPSAGRIAWHGADITGWPPYRVARAGIGFVPEDRRIFADLTVWENLDVASRAPRARPPGEPDRVMSDAAATHLDQGTSRVSPAPRPPAPEAGHPRSEPAPGRPLQWSIERVLELFPQLGALARRSGGHLSGGEQQMLTIARTLMGNPELLLLDEPSEGLAPLVVDHLREQVARLKDEGLTILLAEQNVDFSLALADRVYVLEKGTIRFSGPAARLRDDASLRHELLAL; translated from the coding sequence GTGAGCGCTGCGCCCGTCGTCCTCGAGGTGCGTGACCTCCACACCGCCTACGGGCTCTCGCGTGTCCTCTTCGGCGTCTCCATCGAGGTCGGTGCGGGCGAGTGCGTCTGCCTCCTCGGACGCAACGGCGTCGGCAAGACCACCACGATGCGGTCCATCATGGGACTGACCCCGCCGAGCGCGGGCCGCATCGCGTGGCACGGCGCCGATATCACGGGCTGGCCGCCGTATCGGGTGGCACGCGCGGGTATCGGCTTCGTGCCCGAGGATCGCCGGATCTTCGCCGACCTGACCGTCTGGGAGAACCTCGACGTGGCCAGCCGCGCCCCGCGAGCGCGGCCCCCCGGCGAACCGGATCGCGTCATGAGCGACGCAGCCGCCACGCATCTCGATCAGGGCACGTCCCGAGTCTCTCCGGCCCCGCGGCCCCCCGCACCTGAGGCAGGCCACCCACGGTCCGAGCCGGCCCCGGGGCGCCCGCTACAGTGGTCGATCGAGCGCGTGCTCGAGCTCTTCCCGCAACTCGGGGCACTGGCGCGCCGCAGCGGCGGCCATCTCTCCGGCGGCGAGCAGCAGATGCTCACGATCGCGCGCACCCTGATGGGCAATCCGGAGCTGCTCCTGCTCGACGAGCCGTCGGAGGGCCTGGCGCCGCTGGTCGTCGACCACCTGCGGGAGCAGGTCGCGCGGCTCAAGGACGAGGGCCTCACCATCCTGCTCGCCGAGCAGAACGTCGACTTCTCGCTGGCGCTGGCCGACCGCGTCTACGTCCTCGAGAAGGGCACGATCCGCTTCAGCGGGCCCGCCGCGCGCCTCCGCGACGACGCCTCGCTCCGCCACGAGCTGCTAGCGCTCTGA